The following are encoded together in the Xiphophorus hellerii strain 12219 chromosome 3, Xiphophorus_hellerii-4.1, whole genome shotgun sequence genome:
- the LOC116717858 gene encoding zinc finger protein 706 isoform X1, whose amino-acid sequence MLCLRVTSDMARGHQKFQSQQKNAKKQAEIKKSKGHDQKAAAKAALVYTCSVCRTQMPDPKTFKQHFESKHPKSPMPPELVGVEA is encoded by the exons ATGCTGTGTTTAC GTGTAACATCAGATATGGCCCGTGGGCACCAGAAGTTTCAGTCCCAGCAGAAAAATGCCAAAAAGCAGGCGGAAATAAAGAAGAGCAAAGGTCATGACCAGAAGGCAGCAGCCAAAGCTGCCTTGGTGTACACCTGCAGTGTATGCCGG ACACAAATGCCTGACCCTAAAACCTTCAAGCAGCACTTCGAAAGCAAACATCCAAAGTCTCCGATGCCCCCTGAGTTAGTCGGCGTGGAGGCGTAA
- the LOC116717858 gene encoding zinc finger protein 706 isoform X2 gives MARGHQKFQSQQKNAKKQAEIKKSKGHDQKAAAKAALVYTCSVCRTQMPDPKTFKQHFESKHPKSPMPPELVGVEA, from the exons ATGGCCCGTGGGCACCAGAAGTTTCAGTCCCAGCAGAAAAATGCCAAAAAGCAGGCGGAAATAAAGAAGAGCAAAGGTCATGACCAGAAGGCAGCAGCCAAAGCTGCCTTGGTGTACACCTGCAGTGTATGCCGG ACACAAATGCCTGACCCTAAAACCTTCAAGCAGCACTTCGAAAGCAAACATCCAAAGTCTCCGATGCCCCCTGAGTTAGTCGGCGTGGAGGCGTAA